A single genomic interval of Dehalococcoidia bacterium harbors:
- a CDS encoding VIT1/CCC1 transporter family protein — translation MAHTFSKTDLNLWMAFLGEAKANRLYTAYALKALEEGKPEVAQVFLEAAGAETAHAISHLRTLKAIGTTEENLRRVLKEEAREIASMYPRMIREAQEEGRQDAVATFTLAWEREQHHLRIFQEAAQRLGLKDLEPEGPPPSLMEVRPWRLSLPARLMERARQELRGEKERIAALTRIREVVFGVQDGLISTVALLAGVFGALTERYPVIVAGMASALAGTFSMAMGSYLGSKAEKEVLEAEIAKEREELERSPAEEMAELVEMYRAEGFTFEQAVERAQRLAQDKPAMLRTMLEKELGISPELTQEASPFKDALAMGFSYILAAVIPLTPYFILTGLPALAMSLGVTGLALFAIGAGKTRWTRRNPFWSGLEVFLLGTLSGLLGYGLGTLLPRFLGAPPALG, via the coding sequence ATGGCGCACACCTTCAGCAAAACTGATCTGAACCTGTGGATGGCCTTCCTTGGGGAGGCCAAGGCCAACCGCCTCTACACCGCCTATGCCCTGAAGGCCCTGGAGGAGGGGAAGCCCGAGGTGGCCCAGGTGTTCCTGGAGGCAGCGGGCGCAGAGACGGCCCACGCCATCAGCCACCTGCGCACCTTGAAAGCCATCGGCACCACCGAGGAGAACCTGCGCCGTGTCCTCAAGGAGGAGGCACGGGAAATCGCTTCCATGTATCCCCGCATGATACGCGAGGCCCAGGAGGAGGGGCGACAGGATGCGGTGGCTACCTTCACCCTGGCTTGGGAACGGGAGCAACACCACCTGCGCATCTTCCAAGAGGCGGCCCAGCGCTTGGGGCTGAAAGACCTGGAACCGGAAGGCCCCCCTCCCTCCCTGATGGAGGTGCGCCCCTGGCGCCTATCCCTTCCCGCCCGTTTGATGGAGCGAGCGCGCCAGGAGCTCCGTGGGGAGAAGGAGCGCATCGCTGCCCTGACACGCATCCGAGAGGTGGTGTTCGGGGTGCAAGATGGGCTTATCAGCACTGTGGCCCTGTTGGCGGGCGTCTTTGGGGCCCTCACGGAACGTTACCCGGTCATTGTGGCGGGGATGGCCTCGGCTTTGGCGGGCACTTTCTCCATGGCTATGGGCAGTTACCTGGGCTCCAAAGCCGAGAAGGAGGTGCTGGAGGCCGAAATCGCCAAGGAGCGGGAGGAACTGGAGCGCTCCCCCGCCGAGGAGATGGCCGAACTGGTGGAGATGTACCGGGCCGAGGGGTTTACCTTTGAGCAGGCGGTGGAGCGCGCCCAACGCCTGGCCCAGGATAAGCCCGCCATGCTCCGCACCATGTTGGAGAAGGAACTGGGCATTAGCCCCGAACTGACCCAGGAGGCCAGCCCCTTCAAGGATGCCCTGGCCATGGGCTTCTCCTATATCCTGGCGGCCGTCATCCCCCTGACGCCGTACTTCATCCTGACCGGCCTACCGGCCCTGGCCATGTCTTTGGGCGTCACGGGCCTGGCCCTTTTCGCCATCGGCGCGGGCAAGACCCGCTGGACGCGCCGCAACCCCTTCTGGTCGGGTTTGGAGGTGTTCCTGTTGGGCACCCTGTCGGGCCTGCTGGGGTATGGATTGGGCACCCTTCTCCCCCGCTTCCTGGGGGCTCCCCCCGCCTTGGGGTGA